The DNA window TCTAACTGGTGTCAGCTTCTTTGACCTGCAGCGCTTTTGTCCGTTCTCTGCGACGGCTTGTACCGAGGGTGGTAGCATACTTGCAGGCAGGGTTAGGAATGAAGAAAATCGCTCACCTGTAGCAGTTCTAAGCTTATAAAAAGGTCATccaatgtctgccacaaggTACCGAGCTGATGAACCAATCAAGCCTCCCCGTCTCCCTGCTCACTCTCTTGCGtacactagcccacactcaaagcttGTCACcaatgacagagtttatactgtgagttggTCGTTGGGAGCAGTAAaatagtcattttttttaaacatgtattttgataaagtttagtgtttatgctgaatgagacatgagatgacgtagtttctacacaatgcaagagatgagttgagatccgcttctggagcaacggcacttgtgtatgtaagtgagggggcgtggctttagagggagcacagaggggagggggtgggtgtagacggagcactgagggaatgctactttcaaaatatgctagtttttgaaaatgactaACCCTGCCTAAAGGGGTTGTGATATTTTACTAAAGAAGTAATTCATGGGAAGACTTTGTGATTAATAGACCCGCATTAGTGGCGGCAGTAGCCAAGCGGTTATATTGTGTGCCTCATGTATAAAGGTTTAAGTCCTTAAAGTGGGCGGTGTGGTTTTGAAACTGACCTGTGGCTCGTTTCCtgcatgttctctctctccctttcttatTTCTGATCatatctactgtcctgtctctctaataaaggcataaaaagccccaaaataaatcttacagaGACAAAAGTCAGCatttaacagtaaaaaacaaaaagatggtTAGAGCGATGAAACACAAGAAGGATATGGAAATAGATCAATCGGTTTTAACAAACATGCACATTCAAGAAAGGAAATACCTTGTTAAAATATTTGACTATATGGGTACGTTTAATAAGAAAAAGTTAACCAGCGGCTAGCTAATACAGGGGAAAACttaattaatgaaataaattaaacaaaatagaCTAAAAATTCAGTTCATAAACAGTAAGTCAAAGCTATACTTTgaacctctttttctttttacaaatacAAACGTAGCATTACTGTTGTATTTATTCAGAAGCATCAAGATGATAATTCTGTTCTTAATAAATGTTAGCCACAGCAGCACTAATTGACACGTTTAAGAGGTTTTAAACACTTCTGAGAAACATTAGTTTCACAAATTTGTATTTGTACTCAGCATATTTTAATTTGCATTATAGAGGTGTTACTATGAGGACTCTGCGGGTCGGCACTTAGCTGAACGTAGGTCATGGCTTCAGAGCGTAAACAACGGACCAGTGGATGCACAAACTCTGAGACTTTATGGTTGTAGAAACAGAGATAAATCACAGCGACTGTCCCGTTTAGGGATGCAGTTTATCAGTTTGATATTTCTTCAAAGCAGCCACATGTCTCGAGTAGATAGATGTTGTCATCTTTAGATTACGCAGGAAGTCGATAAGgcaggggggagggagggggagacacTCTGACGTCATGATTAAGTTAGCGGCGGACCGGCCCCCCCAGCTAATCAACTTAATCAGTTGTGCTGAAGACCAGTCTGGTTTCCTGTTCATCACAGAGCTATCACAGCTGACTGTGCTGATCAATGTCTTTATCAATATGAAGAGGTTCACTTTACACACAGGATGTCCCGCAGtcgaggaggagggaggagagtaGCTGTAGCTCTCGAATAATAATGAAATTGAAGGGCTCGTTTACCTATTTTTGACCTTCTCTCTGTCTATCCGAGTAAAGTATAAATGGTCAAAATGTCTGCAGATGATGGGAATGTTTTCTAAATCTGCAAAGCTGCAAAATCTGTCGTTCTTATTGCTTCAGCACCATCATTTCACGTACCCAGTCTCCTGCTAGATCTATGAACTATCACACTTAGATTTCTATGCAAACTAGCCACAAAACttctccacaaagagaaaattaTCCAGAAGATCGATCGCTGAGTATGTAACCAACAATGTGACATGTTAGCATTTCGGCTGTCTGTTTACTAGATGACCGATTATGAAGTGGAGTTGGCCGTGCATGTGCAATACATCCTATTGTGTAGGCACTACTGGCATTGTACTCAGCTTTCTGCCgattgtttctttgtttagaTTCCAAAATTGTTTAACTAAAGCTCTGAAAATGTGTCCTGGGATAGCCTAACCTAGCAGTCGCatgtcccatgtacagagggcTGTAGTGTAGttgcagcagctgcagatttCAAAATCGAACTAAATGCTCAGGAAGAAAATGTCCATGCAGAAAGTGTAAAATGTGATTCTAGTAACGATCAATCGATATCGATGCCTGTttggataccatggcaacaaaaaagaagttatgtttttttattaccaaaaattgcatgcaaactcctgcacactctctGAATTGAACATATACATCTGCAACATTTTGCATTTGTGCATTATAGACATTGCTCTCAAATTTTCTTTTGCAGTAACTTTATCGTTAAGAAATCATGAGAGTTCAAATCGTTTTCAAACAAGTGGTACTGAAGTATCAGATATTCTGACAACCTTAGTCCTGACGAATTACCACACTGGGACcagtttaaatatatatttcaccAGCTCTATAGCACCAACCATTTCCATGAGGTCATTTCATGTTTTGATCAGTCCATAGTAGCAGTGCAAATCGGTGTCTGTTATTTGCTGTCATCCTGCAGTAATTGAACTCGAATAAGTTCTTCTTTCCTTTGCTCTAACTGTAGTTACTAGTAGCAACCATTAAATATAATATTGCTGTGCACAAGTCCTGTGGCGTGGGGGATGAGTTGTGGCATTGAAAATTACCTTTGGGACCAAGAAGCTAACTTGTTAGTGTTTAGACTTGTTGGATTTTATAGAAGCACAGAAATATGTTCCCTAATAAAGCCCAACTTAAACAGGAGAATAAAAGCTGCGGTATGAAATCTTTGCAGGTTTCGTGTTTTCTGTCAGGCCACCTACCTGTGCTGACTGTAAAGTTTGAAGAATTTAAATGCAGTTTGAGGCTACATCTTCCAAGTGGCTGTCAAACTGCAGCAGAGCGGTAAATCATGAGCCTTTGTGGGTGTGCATGTGGCCCGTCTGCTGCTGTTACAGGGAAAGTTTTCGGTCAGGTCTAGACTGGCTCTGTAATACAGTACATACCAGCAGATCAGCTGTGAGCAGATCCTGGGTTCATTTATAGCCGTGGCCTTGTGTCCCTGCACGTCTGCCTGGCAACTCCTCACTCTACTGCTCCAACTCCTCCAGCTCACCCACCTCTCAGACACTTTGGCCCCATTAGACTCACCATGCTTAATTACTAGATACGCAGCAGTCTAGGGAATTAAATGTAGGGCATTCTTTATGTAGCTTTATGTGGGGCGTCGTAGCTGCTGTGATTTCTCCACCTGTGACTGACTCAGTTTGTCTCCTGTTCTCTGCAGCTCCCCGGAGCTCCTGTTGATGAAGAAAGTGGGCAACATGTGGAGCAACTTGAAGAGCAAATGTCAGACTCTgtttcacagcagcagctcaggaCCCGGTGAGAGCAGGCCGGACGCCAACGCAGTCCACTGTGTGCTTGACATCGGACAAGGAGGCAGCTCAGATGAGGCTCAGGTGTCCGAAGCCCCCAGTCCATCGCGAAGCCTCCTGCCAGTTCCTATGGTAACAGCAGGCCGCCGCCATCACAACTGTGTGTCAGACATCCCTCAGATTGTAGAGATCACTCTCGACAAGGACACTGAGGATGTGCGGGGGGGCTCAGGGGGCGTTCCTATGGCCCGCAGAGACTCTTATTCCCGTCATGCCCCATGGGGGGGCAAGAAAAAACACTCATGTTCCACCAAAACCCAAAGTTCCTTGGAAGCAGACAGGCGGTCTGGCCGTTTACGGGGTAGCGGGAATAGGAGGGATCGACGTTATGGAATTGGCTCCATCCAGGAAATGAGCGACTCCGTTTCTGGAGGACGCAGTCTGAACGCTCGCTCTCTGAAGCAACGGCTGAGTGACACTGTTGGGCTGTGTTTACCCCTCCCCCCTCGCAGACGCTCAGCTAAGAACCCCGTTACCTCCAAACGCAAGATCCACCTGACGGAGCTGATGCTGGAGACCTGCCCCTTCCCCCCTGGATCAGACCTCGCACACAAGTGGCACCTGATCAAGCAGCACACGGCACCAGTTAGCCCCCATTCCTCCACCGCCCTGCTCGATGCCTTCGACCCAGCCCACCCCTCCcctgaggacgaggaggagcgTCTGCGTGAGCGCCGCAGACTTAGCATCGAGGAAGGTGTGGACCCCCCTCCCAATGCACAGATCCACACCCTGGAGGCCTCAGTGCCTGGCTCCTCTCTCTACAAACTGGGACCAAAGTTGGCTCCCGGCACAGGGGAATCCTCTGGGGAGGTCCGGTCCTTGGGGTCCGGCAGCTCTGCGAGTGCTGGATCATCGGGGGCCTGCAGTTCGTTGTTGGGGGCTGCAGCGTCGGCTCAGGACTGTGACTCGGAGGAGGACTCGACCACCCTCTGTCTGCAGGCCAGGAGGCCCAAACAGCGGCACGCTTCAGGGGACGGACAACTGAGCCGGCAGCAGCCTGGACCCTGGAAGGTCCACACCCAGATAGACTACATCCATTGCCTGGTCCCGGACCTGTGGCAGATCACTGCTCTGCCCTGCTACTGGGGCGTGATGGACCGCTATGAGGCCGAGGCACTGCTGGACGGGCGGCCGGAGGGCACCTTCCTGCTGCGTGACTCGGCCCAGGAGGTCTACCTCTTCTCCGTTAGCTTCCGCCGTTACAACCGCTCGCTGCACGCCCGCATCGAGCAGTGGAACCACAACTTCAGCTTCGACGCTCACGACCCGTGTGTGTTCCATTCGTCCACTGTCACAGGACTGCTGGAGCACTACAAGGACCCCAGCGCCTGCATGTTCTTTGAACCGCTGCTCACAGCGCCGCTCAATCGGACCTTTCCCTTCGGCCTGCAGCACCTAGCTCGGGCCGCCATCTGCCGCTGGACCACTTACGATGGTATAGGCTCTCTGCCACTACCACCCGCCCTGCAGGACTTTCTCAAGGAGTATCACTATAAACAGAAAGTACGAGTCCGCTGGCTGGAGAGGGAACCGCCAACAAAGGTCAAATAGGACGGGGCTTCTCTGAGCCTGCACGTACGCTGCAGGAGGGTTACACATCCTGAGGAGCTCCTCGTTAGAGCTTTAGAgacatttctctctttctgatgGGGGATGAAATCTAAATGTAACAAGCTATACAAGATTCATTCTAATCTTTGCTTTAGTTATTACTTACATCACAGAAAATACATATGATTATATTCAGTATAACGCTGTCTGGCAAgcacatgtttttgtgttgaacAGGTTGTTTTGACCAGGAGGGGAGGCACAAATATCAGAGCtttgtgtcttttctctcctgctTTGTGCTAAATGTCTGCCTGATCCCACCACTTCATCACCTGCCTGTACACCTGCCTGCATGCCTCCCTCTTCATCCCAAACCGCTATTTAAGCCCACACGGCTCCGTTGTACAGTTCACTTTGtgctctcccttttttttttttttctttcttcctgagCTTGTCAAAGCACAGAGTGGAGCACCTTcacaggaggtgtgtgtgtgtgggtggagagGGCATCTGGAGGTGCTTATTGGTGTATTGCAGTCACAGCTCGTCCCATGGATGAAGCTACATACTTCAGCATCCCTTTGCACGCGTGGCATGAGCTTCAGCCGAGTCGGGACACATTCAGAGCAATCAGGGAAACGAAACGCCTAGTGAGGGCTACGGATGAGTCCTTCAACATGAGTTCCCCCTCAAGCAGTAATGGTGACAAATGATCAGTCTACTGTTTCATTAAGAGCGAGCTGAACTTGTCAACTTTATTCCCACTGTGTGGTTTCAAAAAAGGAGAGACATTATACGGAAATATTCAGACACGTCGGGCCATTGTTGCACTTGTGAAAGCAGTTTGTCAGTTCTGAGGTGCACATACGAGCTCTATGACATTTAGGAAAACATTTGCGCAGTTTgctgttttaaaagaaatgttttagctttattattttgtttcacACCTGCCTCCTTCTGTCAGCATCTTCCCGGGCATCGACCCTGTGTAGCCATCCTCCTGAGCCACGTTTCTTTATAGATCAATAAGCtaacattttttacactttacatCTACCCTTCCTCAATTGTATAACTTCTCCAACCAACAGTCCCAAACTCAAATGCTGTCCGTGCATGGTAACAAACGtcaaagaaaagcagaacaaaatgaacaaatcaGAAGCTTACACCGGCAAATGTTTGATAATTCTGCTCATGCAACCGTTGACCAATTATCGAAATAGTTGCAGACAATTTCCTCAAATTGACGcatgtaaatatttatgttcGACACCTGTTGTTCTTTCTCCGACTTCCACAGAGGTCTGCAAAcatttcttcctccctctcagTATTTTACTCTGAACCCCGAATCAGAGGAGGCCGACGGAAAACACTTGGAATATATCCTGTGACCTTAatccctgtctttttttttaacaaaatgtgtttttaaaaaaatatatatatatttattaatttaagaAAGTAACTCTTAGATAAAGGAAACGGGGACCTGACATTTAGTTGACCCTGCATGGTGCAGGTATAAGGTGCTGATTTAACTCTCTGATTTACACACAGTAGAGAGGTGATGGTCTCCAACACTTCAGTGATTACTTTCCGAAGGTCTCACTCAAAACAACGCCTTCATCGCCCAGTTTTTAGAGTCGAAGTTGAAGCGTAGACTGCAGCCGAAGCTCGCTTGAGTTATGTAATTTGACTGGTTGTAgttgtgcgtgcgtgtgtgtgtgtgtgcgtgcgtgtgtgtgtgtagggctACAACATAAAAGACCTCAAGTCCACTCTAATCAGTCCGTTGAATCTCTGCACTTTGGCTTCATTGTAACAGCATAGGAAGTTTGCAACTGAACACACCAGGTCTCGGAATAACCCTGAAGTGTGTCCGAATTATCCTCAGCGGTCTCATCAtctcaaaaacacagaaactgtaaataaaacCTGTAGAAagacttaaagagcccatattctgccctttttggggttcgtatatttaatctatgtacctacttttgtacattcacaatagctaaagtttgaaaaaagtgtctgttttcatgtactgctcctccttgctccctcttcgctctgagtccgtcagctacactctgctgagcccacactgttagaccccacgtgggccaagtctgctctgattggtctgctgatccactctgtcgttattggtcagttgttcagcacgcttctcggaaatttcaacatgagctgcagggcttgccacaacgagccaatgggcttagatcagtgatctcacactgacaatgatgctgcactgacaaattttatcgaggggggctagaaccgagcgttacatgcggctaatactacagctaacaggaggacgtaggagaagccgcgtttccgcggactttgaatttttgcaaatagatgtgtctaaacatgcacaggacacaaaacacactaaagagcatataaaaccagaaaatgcataatatgggacctttaacactGCTGCGTCCTTTTAAACATCTGTGTTTCTGTAATTCTCTTCTGATAATCCTTAGAGGCTGAGAACTGAGCTGCAGTCCGATGTGTGGTGTAAGAAAGCGGTCAGCTGAAAGCCTGCACTCAAAGGAAACTTATTAACATAATTCTGACAGGTAAAAACATAACTTGATACATAATAAAAATTGATAAAATTGCGAGGCTATAGCTTCATGTTTAACAGCCAAACTTGATTCAACTGACAAAATCGGAGTCCGCTGCGTGGTCGGGACAAAAACGCTGCTGGTTAGGGGGtcatttgtgttgtgttctcTGAAGAGTAAATAAGTGTGACCttggtgcttttttttatttttaatttttaaacacTTCATCTTGTTCCAGTGTAGTCGAATCCTGAATCAGGCGGTGCTTTAACCCCATCGGTTAGACCGATGGAGGAGCTATGAGCTCACTCTGATGGTGCACGGTAAAGTTTTTACTATTCAAATGTCCGAGGTGCTATAACGGATTACAGTACACCTGTTGTGTCTGTAGTCCGGTGACTTCAACAGTGCTCATATTTTCAACTGGGAGCGCTTGATAAAGGACGCTGGGTGCTTCACTTTTGTCCAGGCGGCCGCtcgctgctgcaaacgctctctccttgTTGAAAATTGAATAAAGACTCTGGTGCTAAGACAAAATGAATccccaggtggacacggggcctaagcGGTTTCTAAAGTTTCCTGCTGGTGTTTGAGTATATGGCCTCTAAAGTATAACTAGTGATCATTAAAATCAATCACTGGACGCAATTTGAGCTGAGCTGCCAGCAGCGCtttcagattttaaagaaaCCGGCGTTTCTTTGATGCTCTCAGGGGTCTGACCGAGGGGGTCTGACATCAATGACATTCTTGTGAGACTTGCTCGCTTGCGTTTCCTCTCGGCAGACTCCACAGTTGTGCGATGAGTGAAGACAAGAAATGTCGGTAAAAATGTGGTGTCTCTCTACCTGTGCAGAGATTGCTGGAGAGATTTCacacgccccatgtgcagaggagATAGTCCTCATGGCAGTGGCCGAGGGTccgaatccgacctcggcccttggCTGCATGTCTGaccacactctctcctcccgacatgttctgtctctcttcagctgtcctatgcaataaaggccaaaaaacTCCCCAAATATAGCTTTAGAAAGTTGCCTTCCCTATCTTCAAAATCCAACGTGTGCATCTCAGGAGGAGGTTGGAGAAATTCAGAGTTGTCCCCCTTTGTTGCATTAAAAGGAAACGATGAGCTGCGAGGTGTGCAGATGTGAAACCTGCAGGTCGGGTGTCAAACTGAAATCATCGAGCCTTAAGATGATCTCAAATTGCTTCATATTGATCGAATCAGTGAGGATGAATTACCTGAGTCTTTAAGCAAACAGCTGTGTAGTTTTAATCAAAGAGGATATTTAAATTATGATGCAATTACAGAATGACAGACTGCTCTTCTACTCACCCGGTAAATCCCACACAGACACCCGAAAGTTCAAAAGAGGTGCAAAACCTGAGACAGGTAACAGGTGTTCAAAGATGATCCACGTAGGTACCCTGAACATTTCCCTCTCAGAAGTCCAAAACATTTCCCATCGTTTGCACATTTGTCTTCAGAACCTTAAACACCAAATCGCCTCCGTGTTTGTTCTGAAGGAgcgacacagagagagagagagagacagccgGGGGATGAAGTTGACATTGATCTGCTCGTCTTTGCACTTTAATGTGTCAGGATTTTCAGCCACCTGTACATCCTATTTAAATAATGCACAGATGTAAAACTATCCTGCTCACTGTCACCTGTCTATCACGCtggagcgcacacacacacctgggtTCAGAGCCCCGCCCCTCTCACAGGCTCCAATCACAGGCTAATTTGACCATGATTGGATATGACTTTCCTGTGTACTGAGAGGTACCGTACAATCCGATTTTTAAGACTCATTCTGTCTCTGAGGGTTtaaaactgtcttcctgcgcaGCGATTTCCATGCTGCTCGCAGTACTGAACGAGTCGTGTCAGGTCATGTGAGACAGTGGCAGCTGCACTTGTAATGGCGGTGCACATCTGTGCATTTTAAACTGGTATACTGGTCGAACAGGTATATAAGAAGCAGCCCACTTGTTGGATGAAAGCAAAAGGTGTTCATCTTATACACCGGACTTTACCGGGTTTTTATATTGTTCTGAAATCTGAGCTGACCTGGAGGTGTTTGTCCCGCtctgttgaagaggaggagggtgacagagagctTCCTGTGCAACAGTGGCGTGCTCACGGAGAGGGCgggcgaggagaggagaggcgaggGGTTTTCTGAagtaaaaagcactttaattGTGTACTTGTTGTGTTCCACAGTGTGAGAGGAATCAGGAcagttttttggttgttttggctttttattgCAGCAATGTACCTGTTTTAACCAATTTATCAAagttacatcatcatcatagtatttaaaaatgaataaatatcagtctattttaaatcttttgacCACCATTTGTGATCAGAGTCCCTGTGGTGAGGGTTCTGAAATGTCCACGTTGAGGCTACGTCCACACTAATTCATCTGTATTTCACTCCAGCTCCGGTGTATCGTGGTGCGTTAGCGTTGGAAGCACTGCTGACCTCGTCTTAGTTTGTCTGCGGCTCTGTTGTACGTTATCAAGTCTCAGGAGACGAGACATGATGTACAAAGGCCGATTAAGAAATGGTGGACGAGGCAACAGAATCTGAGGTTTGATGACAGCTTTTATATCGTTGCAACTTATTCAACGCATCAACAgaagagtgaagaagaaaatacTGGCGATTGCAGTCTTAAGTTCGTACGTCGGCCGCAGGATACATAAACCTCACCAATCCCCTCCGACTTGCTGGTGGTgatttttcctgaatatttcctgctgcggtCTCACGTCAGCGCACTCCCAACTTCACTGAGGGAGGAGAGTCTGGGGGAAGTCAGTGGAAAAAATGTGGcgttttgtgttcacacatgcagctcatcctgaATATTTCAGGaggttttgtgcaagtgtgaaatcacTAATCAACACTTTAATCGGCCATATTGGTATTTGACTTAAGATCAATACCTGCAAGTGAAGACTTATGCAGGAGATGAATATTGTGTGAACAAATCGTTGTATCGGCCCTGACGAGAGCACACAGATGATGCCTTTTGGCGACTGATGGCGGAGATAAGTCATGAAGCAGGGCTGCAACATCATCTAAAGTGGACTTTAAAACAGCATTGTAAAGGGAGCCTGTATTAGTGTGGATGTAGCTTTATCAGTCTGGCTTGTTttcaaaagagagaaagcatCGTATACTCGTCCTTTGATGGTATGTTTTTGTGCATTAAGTTGCACCTGTAAGACTGAGAATGTATCCAAATTTACATCCAGTATGAACCCTCAACCATTACTCCAAGCTGAGAGTTTTCAGCTATTTCATTCTGTAAACGCTGCAGCGAAACGCCAAAAGACCCGACGTGTCTGAATCTTCCTGACGTCACTGTTTGAGCTCATGGAGTCGAGACGTGTGTGCAGAAGAAGTGGGCGGTCCTTAAGTTTGTCAGAGTGGTGTAGatggagctgcaggagctgcatgtgtttgAGAGCTGCATAGAGGGAGGGGACACGGGGTCACTGTGAGGGAGGATGACACTGACTCCTATGAACGATGTctctttgcccccccccccccccccccccccccaaatcaCCCTTTATTCTCAGGCAGGCCCGTTGAGAGGAGCGTCCTCTCAGCCCAGTTTTCCCCATGGGAAATATGTGACGTATGTGTGGCACACGTTTGCCAGTTAACCCGCAGATttagaagggggggggggtgtttgtaTGATGAGTGATTTTACTTTTCTGTCTGCAACACACACCTCCTGACACCTGCACTACCCTAGgtattctcacacacacacacacacacctcctccacCCTAAACCAGGAGGTGTGTCATCATGGACTATgttaagccacgccccctctctgagCTCCTCCCCCCATTAAGAGAAGCGAACATGGTGTGTACATGTTTATTCTGTGATCTTCTGAAAAACAGTGATTGAATCTATCTGACTCTTTATTGTCATCAGTGTGACATCATGTAGCTGCACTATGAGAGCAGGAAACCATGAGTCCCCctctcgaaaaaaaaaaaaaaaaaaaaaacgtctctgTACGACTTACGGTTCCAGTTCGGAGGTCGCCTCAGACTGCAGGAGTTTTTATGATCTGGTTGCATAACACATGAAAGGATGACTCAGATATCTCAAACATGCTGCactaaaagatttaaaaaatgttcgaGCATTGTTAGCAACGGGTACGGGATATAAAAGTAATGATTGCAGGGGTTATCTGGAGCAAGAACCGCCCTAACATGACCTCAAATTATCCAGTAGGATCGCTCAGGATCATCAGATAGGGGGGTAAGACCCAGAGAAAAGTTAACAAGTCCTCTGCGGTGAatctctgcagagagaaaaaaaaacaatcaaaagaaaaagaggctgattgaaaacatgtttgtgaagatgtggccaacagtttgttttctctccacagTAGCATGCTACCTCACGTTAGCAGCAGGTTTAGTGGCGGCCCCGCCTTCTTGCAGACTCAACACTTTCATCCCGATTTTAACTCCTAAATATCAAGTGTTAGAAATCATCTGCTTAGCTTTTAAGAATCTACAAGCTGATACTAAGCGGGGGAATCTGGAtcttttttcacttttgcaGAAATTTCTCACAAAAT is part of the Labrus bergylta chromosome 10, fLabBer1.1, whole genome shotgun sequence genome and encodes:
- the socs5b gene encoding suppressor of cytokine signaling 5b, whose protein sequence is MKKVGNMWSNLKSKCQTLFHSSSSGPGESRPDANAVHCVLDIGQGGSSDEAQVSEAPSPSRSLLPVPMVTAGRRHHNCVSDIPQIVEITLDKDTEDVRGGSGGVPMARRDSYSRHAPWGGKKKHSCSTKTQSSLEADRRSGRLRGSGNRRDRRYGIGSIQEMSDSVSGGRSLNARSLKQRLSDTVGLCLPLPPRRRSAKNPVTSKRKIHLTELMLETCPFPPGSDLAHKWHLIKQHTAPVSPHSSTALLDAFDPAHPSPEDEEERLRERRRLSIEEGVDPPPNAQIHTLEASVPGSSLYKLGPKLAPGTGESSGEVRSLGSGSSASAGSSGACSSLLGAAASAQDCDSEEDSTTLCLQARRPKQRHASGDGQLSRQQPGPWKVHTQIDYIHCLVPDLWQITALPCYWGVMDRYEAEALLDGRPEGTFLLRDSAQEVYLFSVSFRRYNRSLHARIEQWNHNFSFDAHDPCVFHSSTVTGLLEHYKDPSACMFFEPLLTAPLNRTFPFGLQHLARAAICRWTTYDGIGSLPLPPALQDFLKEYHYKQKVRVRWLEREPPTKVK